The Leishmania mexicana MHOM/GT/2001/U1103 complete genome, chromosome 6 genome includes a region encoding these proteins:
- a CDS encoding putative cell cycle associated protein MOB1 produces MKLFGSSLFDSDKTYRPKKKHKEGTERYRLHNFARSLVKSGDLRQAVQLPPGVEANNWLSVHTVDFYNITNVIYGSLTDYCSDMSCPVMSSGPRYEYLWRNPPEYPKATRVSAPQYLDLLMKWIERQINDERIFPSEDYNPYPADFKSYVKNIFRRMFRVYAHIYYSHFTKIAELQEEAHMNTAFKHFMYFAWEFDLIPREELTPLQELLKNLMGDYAKERLE; encoded by the coding sequence atGAAGCTGTTTGGCAGCTCCCTCTTCGACTCGGACAAGACGTACCGGCCGAAGAAGAAGCACAAGGAGGGAACGGAGCGGTACCGCCTGCACAACTTCGCACGCTCGCTCGTCAAGTCcggcgacctgcggcaggcggtgcagctgcccccTGGCGTCGAAGCCAACAACTGGCTTTCGGTGCACACCGTCGATTTCTACAACATCACAAACGTCATCTACGGCTCGCTGACGGACTACTGCAGCGACATGAGCTGCCCCGTCATGTCCTCCGGGCCGCGGTACGAGTACCTGTGGCGCAACCCTCCCGAGTACCCCAAGGCGACACGGGTGTCGGCACCACAGTACCTCGACCTGCTCATGAAGTGGATCGAGCGGCAGATCAACGACGAGCGCATTTTCCCGTCGGAGGACTACAACCCGTACCCGGCCGACTTCAAGAGTTACGTGAAGAACATATTCCGCCGCATGTTCCGCGTCTACGCGCACATCTATTACTCGCACTTCACGAAGATCGCGGAGCttcaggaggaggcgcacatgAACACCGCCTTCAAGCACTTCATGTACTTCGCGTGGGAGTTCGACCTCATTCCACGTGAGGAgctgacgccgctgcaggagtTGCTGAAGAACCTCATGGGCGACTACGCGAAGGAGAGGCTAGAGTGA